A window of Deinococcus cellulosilyticus NBRC 106333 = KACC 11606 contains these coding sequences:
- a CDS encoding MerR family transcriptional regulator, which produces MFKIGEFARITGVTLRTLRHYDEMGLLSPSRLSDNDYRVYTASDLQKMQQILSLRDLGMPLDRIRHITEGLSREDFLILLREHRAALQQELEQLQTRISRLEHRLQEVHMYSPEIRSIPSRFVLSTQGTAQDYQHVTAPMNALWDRLCKHVEQHPVERTGPDTVIWYGDYGDMEAFTLELVFPVAAESPVAEGIRCYLQEATPEMAVVLHKGSYENLGDAYAALATFLEKENYERTGHMREVYLHFDQDEREHLTEIHVPVRKKS; this is translated from the coding sequence ATGTTCAAGATCGGTGAATTTGCACGCATCACAGGAGTGACCCTCAGGACCCTCAGGCACTACGACGAGATGGGTCTGCTCTCTCCAAGCCGCCTCTCTGACAACGACTACCGGGTGTATACCGCAAGCGACCTGCAGAAGATGCAGCAGATCCTTTCTCTCAGGGATCTGGGCATGCCTCTGGATCGCATCCGGCACATCACAGAAGGGCTCTCCAGAGAGGACTTTCTGATCCTTCTGCGGGAACACCGTGCAGCACTGCAACAGGAACTTGAACAGCTTCAGACCCGAATTTCACGTCTGGAACACAGGCTTCAGGAGGTTCACATGTACAGTCCCGAGATCCGCTCCATTCCTTCCCGTTTTGTTCTTTCCACCCAGGGCACCGCACAGGATTACCAGCACGTCACTGCTCCCATGAATGCACTGTGGGACAGGCTTTGCAAGCACGTTGAGCAGCATCCGGTTGAGCGCACAGGTCCAGACACGGTGATCTGGTATGGGGACTATGGAGACATGGAAGCCTTCACATTGGAACTGGTCTTCCCTGTTGCTGCAGAAAGCCCTGTTGCAGAGGGCATCCGCTGCTACCTGCAAGAAGCCACTCCGGAAATGGCTGTGGTGCTGCACAAAGGCAGCTATGAAAATCTGGGAGATGCGTATGCCGCCCTGGCCACCTTTCTGGAAAAAGAAAACTACGAACGCACGGGTCACATGCGCGAAGTTTATTTGCACTTCGATCAGGACGAGCGGGAACACCTGACCGAGATTCATGTTCCTGTGCGCAAGAAATCTTGA
- a CDS encoding DAK2 domain-containing protein: MPEALTSQQIAAALRYATDWLGVYKEQVNALNVYPVPDGDTGTNMHLTMQSIRRELDTCDEDSMPSVAKAIAYGGLLGARGNSGVILSQLFKGFSEAIRDQKTVSPDTLKTAFEQASRLGYAAVMKPVEGTILTVAREVGTGARRAKVSSVEGLLECALKSGQDALEKTPDQLPALKQAGVVDSGGQGYLYILQGMLAYLQDKPLPEAPKIESYAGQQVEHEEFGYCTEFLMKDCTLPIEKVRELVAPYGDSLLVVGAEGYVKGHIHTNEPDELLSTVARHGNMVRTKVEDMSEQHTEILSMAGASTRAEEDLPQSGLVAVASGYGLVKVFRSLGARVVSGGQTQNPSVQDILDAAKSVTAREIIILPNNKNVIMAAQKAAELLGDHVKVLPTRTLGQGMSAAIGFSSFSSAEEQLESMQDSASRVTTLEVTRASRSVELNGLDIQEGGVIGLKDDELVFAGDTPEEAVLEMLKTTFTDQTVATIFTGPNVDQEQIDALMNTLQEQFPDLMVEVHAGGPDLYDYLVTLE; encoded by the coding sequence ATGCCTGAAGCCCTCACCTCCCAGCAAATTGCTGCTGCCCTCAGGTACGCCACCGACTGGCTCGGTGTGTACAAAGAGCAGGTCAATGCCCTGAATGTCTATCCCGTACCCGATGGGGACACCGGGACCAACATGCATCTCACCATGCAATCCATCCGCCGTGAACTCGACACCTGCGATGAGGACAGCATGCCCAGTGTCGCCAAAGCGATTGCCTATGGTGGCCTGCTGGGTGCACGTGGGAACAGTGGCGTGATCCTCAGTCAGCTGTTCAAAGGCTTCAGCGAGGCGATTCGCGACCAGAAGACCGTCTCTCCAGACACCCTGAAAACCGCTTTTGAGCAGGCTTCCAGGCTCGGTTACGCTGCCGTCATGAAGCCTGTGGAAGGCACCATCCTCACGGTTGCCCGTGAGGTGGGAACCGGTGCCCGCAGGGCCAAGGTGAGTTCTGTGGAAGGCCTGCTGGAATGCGCCCTGAAATCCGGCCAGGATGCGCTGGAAAAAACCCCGGACCAGCTTCCTGCCCTGAAACAGGCAGGAGTGGTGGACAGCGGAGGCCAGGGCTACCTGTACATTCTGCAGGGCATGCTGGCCTACCTGCAGGACAAACCCCTGCCAGAAGCCCCCAAAATCGAGTCCTATGCGGGGCAGCAGGTGGAGCACGAGGAATTTGGTTACTGCACCGAATTCCTGATGAAAGACTGTACCCTGCCCATCGAGAAGGTGCGTGAGCTCGTCGCTCCTTATGGGGACAGTCTGCTGGTGGTGGGTGCGGAAGGCTATGTGAAAGGCCACATCCACACCAACGAGCCTGACGAATTGCTGTCCACAGTGGCAAGGCATGGCAACATGGTGCGCACCAAAGTGGAAGACATGAGTGAGCAGCACACCGAAATCCTTTCCATGGCCGGGGCCAGCACCCGTGCAGAAGAGGACCTGCCCCAGAGTGGTCTGGTGGCTGTTGCAAGCGGGTACGGTCTGGTGAAAGTGTTCCGTTCTCTGGGGGCCCGCGTGGTCTCAGGAGGCCAGACCCAGAACCCCAGTGTGCAGGACATTCTGGATGCCGCGAAATCCGTGACAGCCAGAGAAATCATCATTCTGCCCAACAACAAGAACGTGATCATGGCTGCCCAGAAAGCAGCAGAACTGCTCGGAGACCATGTGAAGGTGCTGCCCACCCGCACCCTCGGACAGGGCATGAGTGCAGCAATTGGTTTTTCCAGTTTCTCCAGTGCAGAAGAGCAGCTGGAGTCCATGCAGGACAGCGCCAGTCGGGTGACCACCCTGGAAGTGACCCGCGCTTCCAGAAGTGTGGAACTGAACGGACTGGACATTCAGGAAGGGGGCGTCATTGGTCTGAAAGACGATGAACTGGTCTTCGCTGGAGACACTCCTGAAGAGGCTGTGCTGGAAATGCTCAAAACCACCTTCACCGACCAGACGGTGGCCACCATCTTCACCGGACCCAATGTGGACCAGGAGCAAATTGATGCTCTGATGAACACCCTGCAAGAACAGTTCCCTGACCTGATGGTCGAGGTGCATGCTGGAGGACCGGACCTGTACGACTATCTGGTGACGCTGGAATAA
- a CDS encoding ABC transporter permease subunit — MLSVFKNTWLRARKPLMFWCIALVLWALAELSLFKSLMAEGGMDKMLDGMMGNIPPLLKRMFFSMDIATAPGYFNARLLSLTLPLVMIIHGISLGNASIAGEEQHGQLDLLLSNPLSRSGYYLGRMLAMVSMQMLLVGVFYLTCTLLAPMLGVDFKGAHLLDAFSSVFLLALTASTLALMVGSLVPHSGVVMGAASVVMLASYLLNAAAPVNPDLKVIQPISVFYHYNDYLPIKNGLDASKALVLLGIAMVLSTVGLVRFNTRDLSK; from the coding sequence ATGCTCAGCGTGTTTAAGAACACCTGGCTGCGGGCCAGGAAGCCCCTGATGTTCTGGTGCATCGCCCTGGTGTTGTGGGCCCTTGCCGAACTTTCTCTGTTCAAAAGCCTGATGGCAGAAGGGGGCATGGACAAAATGCTGGACGGGATGATGGGCAACATCCCACCGCTCCTGAAAAGGATGTTTTTCAGCATGGACATTGCCACGGCTCCGGGTTACTTCAACGCAAGGCTCCTCAGCCTGACCCTGCCCCTGGTGATGATCATTCACGGCATCAGTCTGGGCAATGCGTCCATTGCTGGAGAAGAACAGCATGGGCAACTTGATCTGCTGCTGTCCAATCCACTGAGCCGCTCAGGGTATTACCTGGGACGCATGCTGGCCATGGTCAGCATGCAGATGCTGCTGGTGGGGGTCTTCTACCTGACCTGCACCCTGCTTGCCCCGATGCTGGGTGTGGACTTCAAGGGAGCCCACCTGCTGGATGCTTTTTCAAGCGTGTTCCTGCTGGCCCTCACCGCATCCACCCTGGCCCTGATGGTGGGCAGTCTGGTTCCACACTCTGGCGTGGTGATGGGTGCAGCCAGCGTGGTCATGCTGGCAAGCTACCTGCTCAATGCTGCCGCTCCGGTGAATCCTGACCTGAAAGTGATTCAGCCCATCTCGGTGTTCTACCACTACAACGATTATCTGCCGATCAAAAATGGCCTGGATGCCAGCAAGGCACTGGTGCTGCTGGGCATTGCGATGGTGCTCAGCACCGTGGGACTGGTCCGCTTCAACACCCGCGACCTGAGCAAATAG
- a CDS encoding UDP-N-acetylmuramoyl-tripeptide--D-alanyl-D-alanine ligase, translated as MIDPHQFPFDAKCHPEARPAQRITFVAQDCDEHTAFAALQGANRHGNEFIGQALEKGAPFILTDQEVERGLQVKDATVALRSWARHQRDLHSQAVIGITGSAGKTTAKEYVRAAVDGVCTPGNLNTLNAISCFLLEHARQTSSPLVVEMGIDRIGEMQELMALVAPDYGVVTAVGEAHLEFLGTVENVAVEKGGILKARKLGVVSQRCAKYYPGLPTYGMEQGTFQGRNLTFEPSQCQFQFMGDAVTVPTTSQVVAEAAVLALGIASDLGIPVREAAERIHNVDVPGGRFRVHTGIVTLIDDTYNANPISMRASLENLKHYSGRKLAVLGDMLELGQDAAEYHRSIGNYAQQYADLVFSVGEFAEQLSAHPHSDLQGLIQTLRNEVRAGDVVLFKASRGVKLEQAVNAVREVFGV; from the coding sequence ATGATTGATCCCCACCAGTTTCCTTTTGATGCGAAGTGTCATCCTGAGGCCCGTCCTGCACAGCGGATCACCTTTGTGGCCCAGGACTGTGATGAACACACAGCATTTGCTGCCCTGCAGGGAGCCAACCGACACGGAAACGAATTCATTGGTCAGGCACTCGAAAAAGGTGCACCTTTCATCCTCACCGATCAGGAGGTGGAGCGGGGTCTGCAGGTCAAGGACGCCACGGTTGCCCTGCGAAGCTGGGCACGCCACCAGAGGGACCTGCATTCCCAGGCGGTCATCGGAATCACCGGAAGTGCGGGCAAAACCACAGCCAAGGAGTACGTGCGTGCTGCTGTGGATGGGGTGTGCACCCCCGGAAACCTCAACACCCTGAATGCCATTTCCTGCTTCCTGCTCGAACATGCAAGACAAACCTCCTCCCCTCTGGTTGTGGAGATGGGCATCGACCGCATCGGGGAGATGCAGGAACTCATGGCTCTGGTTGCTCCAGATTATGGAGTGGTCACTGCTGTGGGAGAGGCCCATCTGGAGTTTTTAGGAACGGTAGAGAATGTCGCTGTCGAAAAAGGTGGCATCCTGAAGGCCCGCAAACTGGGCGTGGTCAGCCAGAGGTGTGCGAAATACTATCCAGGTTTGCCGACTTACGGCATGGAGCAGGGCACTTTTCAGGGAAGAAACCTGACTTTTGAACCCTCCCAGTGCCAGTTTCAGTTCATGGGGGATGCCGTGACCGTACCCACCACCTCCCAGGTGGTTGCAGAGGCCGCCGTGCTCGCCCTGGGGATCGCCAGTGATCTGGGGATTCCCGTCAGGGAAGCAGCAGAGCGCATCCACAATGTTGATGTTCCTGGTGGGCGATTCCGGGTACACACGGGCATCGTCACCCTGATTGATGACACCTACAACGCCAACCCCATTTCCATGCGGGCCAGTCTGGAAAACCTCAAGCATTACTCCGGGCGCAAACTTGCCGTGCTGGGCGACATGCTGGAACTGGGTCAGGATGCTGCCGAATACCATCGCAGCATTGGCAACTATGCCCAGCAATACGCCGATCTGGTGTTCAGCGTGGGTGAGTTTGCCGAGCAGCTTTCTGCCCATCCCCACAGTGACCTGCAGGGCCTGATCCAGACCCTCAGAAACGAGGTGCGGGCCGGGGATGTGGTGCTCTTCAAGGCTTCCAGAGGGGTGAAACTGGAACAGGCTGTGAATGCCGTGCGTGAGGTGTTCGGTGTTTAG
- the ald gene encoding alanine dehydrogenase yields MIIGLPKEIKVKENRVALTDGGVASLVRRGHTVLVERGAGVGSGISDEAYVAAGARLVTVDEAWGAEMVVKVKEPIKQEYKYLRKGLLLFTYLHLAADQPLTDRLMESGTTGVAYETVQLADGSLPLLTPMSEVAGRLSVQAGAYHLQKPNGGLGVLLGGVPGVEPGKVTILGGGVVGTNAAKMAMGLGAQVTILDVNHRRLQYLDDVFGGRMVTLMSTEENIRKSIAQADLVIGGVLIPGAKAPHLITRDMLSLMKPGSVIVDVAVDQGGCVETIHATTHDDPTYVVDGVVHYGVANMPGAVPRTSTYALTNQTIRYALELADRGLEALTSNPSLLKGLNTFQGQCTNEGVAEAFGLKFVEPGQALRQVLV; encoded by the coding sequence ATGATCATCGGCTTGCCTAAAGAAATCAAAGTCAAAGAAAACCGCGTGGCCCTTACCGACGGTGGCGTAGCCAGCCTCGTCCGCCGTGGGCACACGGTGCTGGTTGAACGCGGCGCAGGCGTGGGGTCGGGCATCTCCGACGAAGCGTATGTTGCCGCAGGCGCACGGCTTGTCACGGTAGACGAAGCCTGGGGCGCAGAAATGGTTGTCAAAGTCAAAGAGCCCATCAAGCAGGAATACAAGTACCTTCGCAAAGGCCTCCTGCTTTTCACCTACCTGCACCTTGCGGCAGACCAGCCCCTCACCGACCGCCTGATGGAGAGTGGCACCACCGGTGTGGCCTACGAAACCGTGCAACTGGCAGACGGTAGCCTCCCCCTGCTCACCCCCATGAGCGAAGTGGCAGGCCGCCTCTCCGTGCAGGCCGGAGCCTACCACCTGCAAAAGCCCAATGGAGGCCTCGGTGTGCTGCTCGGAGGTGTTCCCGGAGTGGAACCCGGCAAAGTCACCATCCTAGGGGGTGGCGTGGTCGGAACCAACGCTGCCAAGATGGCCATGGGCCTGGGTGCCCAGGTCACCATCCTGGACGTGAACCACAGACGCCTGCAGTACCTCGATGATGTCTTCGGGGGCCGCATGGTCACCCTGATGAGCACCGAGGAAAACATCCGCAAATCCATCGCCCAGGCCGATCTGGTCATCGGTGGCGTTTTGATCCCCGGAGCCAAAGCCCCCCACCTGATCACCCGCGACATGCTCTCCCTGATGAAACCCGGCAGTGTGATTGTGGACGTGGCCGTGGACCAGGGCGGTTGTGTGGAGACCATCCATGCCACCACCCACGACGATCCCACCTACGTGGTCGATGGTGTGGTGCACTACGGCGTGGCCAACATGCCCGGTGCGGTCCCAAGAACAAGCACCTACGCCCTCACCAACCAGACCATCCGTTACGCGCTGGAACTCGCGGACCGTGGCCTGGAAGCCCTCACCAGCAATCCTTCCCTGCTCAAAGGCCTCAACACCTTCCAGGGACAGTGCACCAACGAGGGCGTGGCAGAAGCTTTCGGGCTCAAGTTTGTGGAACCCGGACAGGCCCTGCGTCAGGTTCTGGTTTAA
- the truB gene encoding tRNA pseudouridine(55) synthase TruB, producing MPIYAVDKPLNFTSHDVVARARKLLKTRKIGHTGTLDPLATGVLVLCVEDSTKLVQFMESDSKDYLAFIAVGAATLTLDAEGPITETSPAELPETDKIQEVLNTFLGPQQQIPPQFSAIQVGGVRAYDIARQGGTLELPARNITLFELTLLGTTTTRDMEQLRFQPSDAGWGLADTGQTFTFPEQLGDFPVLVVRCSVSSGSYIRALARDVGLALGTSAHLAGLVRTRAGKYHLQDCVTLDELPEATGYSEVTALDLPVLDVDAELARRLRSGQKIRHDQEGRFVILHEGALVAVAEVTEGVLRVLRVWH from the coding sequence ATGCCCATTTACGCTGTGGACAAGCCCCTGAACTTCACCTCCCATGATGTGGTGGCCCGGGCCCGCAAACTCCTGAAAACCCGCAAAATCGGCCACACTGGCACCCTGGACCCTCTGGCAACAGGCGTGCTGGTGCTTTGCGTCGAAGATTCCACCAAACTGGTCCAGTTCATGGAAAGCGACTCCAAAGACTATCTGGCCTTCATTGCAGTGGGTGCCGCAACCCTCACCCTGGATGCTGAGGGTCCCATCACGGAAACTTCACCTGCAGAGCTGCCCGAAACAGACAAAATCCAGGAGGTTCTGAACACCTTTCTGGGGCCGCAACAACAGATTCCGCCCCAGTTCAGTGCCATTCAGGTGGGAGGGGTCAGGGCCTACGACATCGCCAGACAGGGAGGAACCCTGGAACTTCCTGCCCGCAACATCACCCTGTTTGAACTGACTTTGCTGGGCACCACCACCACCAGAGACATGGAACAGTTGCGGTTTCAGCCTTCAGATGCAGGATGGGGGCTCGCAGACACAGGTCAGACCTTCACCTTCCCTGAGCAACTGGGCGATTTTCCTGTGCTGGTGGTCCGTTGCAGCGTGAGTTCTGGCTCTTACATCCGTGCACTTGCCAGAGACGTGGGTCTGGCCCTGGGGACCTCTGCCCACCTTGCAGGCCTGGTCCGCACCAGAGCAGGCAAATACCACCTTCAGGATTGTGTGACCCTGGATGAACTTCCAGAAGCCACAGGATACAGCGAAGTGACCGCCCTGGACCTGCCTGTGCTGGACGTGGATGCAGAACTCGCCAGAAGGCTGCGCTCCGGCCAGAAGATCCGCCATGACCAGGAGGGTCGTTTCGTGATCCTGCACGAGGGAGCACTTGTCGCTGTTGCCGAGGTGACCGAAGGTGTTCTGCGCGTTTTGCGGGTCTGGCACTGA
- a CDS encoding ABC transporter ATP-binding protein, which translates to MSVIQVEHLEKKYGRFRGIEDLVFEVRPGEVYGFLGPNGSGKTTTIRTLLGMLKPTAGRASILGLDIQRDSVRIRQKVGYLPGELNLYPEMTALEVLRYFADLRGMKLGKEVHDTIEKLKLDPRKRIRDLSKGNKQKIGIIQAFMHHPEVLILDEPTSGLDPLMQYEFDQLILEAKKQGKSVLLSSHVLGEVDKTADRVGILKEGRLIVQSTMQELKCHATQQIEVEFVTAPSQEALVNIPGITDTQVQGNRAIFTVSGKMDSFIKTLSRFEILSLRSLSADLESLFMDYYREDSHAQRV; encoded by the coding sequence ATGAGTGTGATTCAGGTTGAACATCTGGAAAAAAAATACGGACGCTTCAGAGGCATCGAAGATCTGGTCTTTGAAGTCCGTCCCGGCGAAGTTTATGGTTTTCTGGGTCCCAACGGCTCCGGGAAGACCACCACCATCCGCACCCTGCTCGGCATGTTGAAACCCACAGCTGGAAGGGCTTCCATCCTGGGGCTGGACATCCAGCGGGACTCGGTGCGCATCCGGCAGAAAGTCGGTTACCTGCCCGGAGAACTCAACCTGTACCCCGAAATGACCGCTCTGGAGGTCCTGCGTTACTTCGCAGATCTCAGGGGCATGAAGCTGGGAAAAGAAGTTCACGACACCATCGAGAAACTCAAGCTTGATCCCAGAAAACGCATCAGGGACCTCTCCAAAGGGAACAAACAGAAAATCGGGATCATTCAGGCGTTCATGCACCACCCTGAAGTCCTGATTCTGGATGAACCCACCTCTGGACTGGACCCCCTGATGCAATACGAGTTTGACCAGTTGATTCTGGAGGCCAAGAAGCAGGGAAAATCGGTTTTGCTCAGTTCGCACGTGCTTGGAGAGGTGGACAAGACCGCAGACCGGGTGGGCATCCTCAAAGAAGGCCGCCTGATTGTGCAGAGCACCATGCAGGAGCTCAAGTGCCATGCCACGCAGCAGATCGAGGTGGAATTTGTCACGGCACCTTCTCAGGAGGCCCTGGTCAACATTCCTGGCATCACAGACACCCAGGTGCAGGGCAACCGGGCCATCTTCACGGTGTCGGGCAAGATGGACAGTTTCATCAAGACCCTCTCCAGGTTTGAAATCCTCAGCCTCAGGTCCCTGAGTGCCGATCTTGAAAGCCTCTTTATGGACTATTACCGGGAGGACAGCCATGCTCAGCGTGTTTAA
- a CDS encoding MFS transporter produces the protein MNENRIPPQIYVLWVFQSLSLFGSSVMFFAMNVWLTQVLYPHPEQGDALARAITLAALVFILPHIVLGPWAGVLADRFNRGRIMLVCDLLSGLLATVVAAGMFTGVLNLPQYLLLGGLMGCVGAVHGMAYFTVPPLLAGASVLARISGLFRSTWSMANLLAPMFAAALISVQEAHQAEAAQTLSWAILLDAITFLLAGLVMLFVKVPDASAHNTLQKEPLLQSLKPAWTYILSQKFLLQLFTLVSLVGLLYAPVVVTYPLVARHQVQGFDYSFSYATLNVLLALGGMLGGFLTFLGKEQTHWFRSIVLPMIGVGVGFLITGSSTQLWGVGAGVLLSALMVPIYGSHYYALWQKAVPQDMQGRVFGLLRVTGQAIHPAGIALAGVLTQTFSIQGLMLGSGGLILMLIVLGLPALWKSNQTLRKQLS, from the coding sequence ATGAATGAAAACCGCATTCCTCCACAGATTTATGTGCTGTGGGTCTTTCAGAGCCTCTCTTTGTTTGGATCTTCGGTGATGTTCTTTGCCATGAATGTCTGGCTCACCCAGGTGCTTTATCCGCATCCAGAACAGGGAGATGCTCTGGCACGCGCCATTACCCTGGCAGCCCTGGTCTTCATTCTGCCGCACATTGTGCTGGGCCCATGGGCTGGAGTGCTCGCAGACCGCTTCAACCGGGGAAGAATCATGCTGGTGTGTGACCTGCTGAGTGGTCTTCTTGCAACCGTGGTTGCAGCAGGCATGTTCACTGGAGTCCTGAATCTGCCCCAGTACCTGCTGCTTGGAGGTTTGATGGGCTGTGTGGGTGCAGTGCATGGGATGGCGTATTTCACTGTTCCTCCCCTGCTGGCAGGTGCTTCCGTGCTGGCCCGCATTTCAGGGCTGTTTCGCAGCACCTGGTCGATGGCAAATCTGCTTGCCCCGATGTTCGCCGCAGCCCTGATTTCTGTCCAGGAGGCGCATCAGGCAGAAGCAGCCCAGACCCTGAGCTGGGCCATTCTGCTGGATGCCATCACCTTTCTACTGGCAGGTCTGGTGATGCTTTTCGTCAAGGTGCCAGATGCCTCTGCCCACAACACACTTCAGAAAGAGCCACTGTTGCAAAGTCTGAAACCCGCATGGACCTACATCCTGTCCCAGAAATTCCTGCTGCAGCTTTTTACTCTGGTGTCTCTCGTGGGTCTGCTTTATGCGCCAGTGGTGGTGACATATCCATTGGTGGCAAGGCATCAGGTGCAGGGGTTCGATTACAGCTTCTCGTATGCCACCCTCAATGTGTTGCTGGCCCTGGGAGGCATGCTGGGCGGATTTTTGACCTTCCTGGGGAAAGAACAGACCCACTGGTTCAGGTCCATCGTGCTGCCCATGATCGGGGTGGGGGTGGGATTTCTGATCACCGGAAGCAGCACGCAACTCTGGGGGGTGGGAGCAGGTGTCCTGCTTTCTGCCCTGATGGTTCCCATTTATGGAAGCCATTATTACGCCCTGTGGCAGAAAGCTGTTCCCCAGGACATGCAAGGGCGGGTTTTCGGTTTGCTGAGGGTGACCGGGCAGGCCATCCATCCAGCAGGAATTGCTCTTGCTGGAGTGCTGACCCAGACTTTTTCCATTCAGGGTCTGATGCTGGGATCAGGAGGCCTCATTCTGATGCTGATTGTGCTGGGTCTGCCCGCACTGTGGAAATCAAATCAGACCCTGAGAAAACAACTGTCCTGA
- a CDS encoding Asp23/Gls24 family envelope stress response protein, whose translation MKGNITITEGALASLIGLTAHEIPGVVGMSPANIRDGLRKILGRAQASEGVTIKKDASGHYSAELYVIVAFGVNIPIVAQNIELKVKDFIKRNAGIELSGVTVHAVGVSHA comes from the coding sequence ATGAAAGGAAACATTACCATCACAGAAGGGGCCCTCGCGTCCCTGATTGGACTGACAGCCCATGAGATTCCCGGCGTGGTGGGGATGTCCCCGGCCAACATCCGGGATGGTCTGCGTAAAATTCTGGGTCGTGCCCAGGCTTCCGAAGGGGTGACCATCAAAAAGGATGCAAGTGGTCACTACAGTGCAGAGCTGTATGTGATTGTGGCTTTTGGGGTGAACATTCCCATTGTGGCCCAGAACATCGAGCTGAAAGTCAAAGACTTCATCAAGCGCAACGCTGGAATTGAACTGAGCGGCGTGACCGTCCATGCTGTGGGTGTCAGCCATGCCTGA
- a CDS encoding GbsR/MarR family transcriptional regulator, with amino-acid sequence MTPEQDQFIQRMTQVFEAQGAQRILGMLLGALLIHPEGQMNAQELQESLHVSRAAVSQGCTTLEQIGFIEKIRVKGERKSYYRIRPGVWERIALQGIKKLQMFVDVADYGLQLAPNSQLADMKSFFEYWQAAYPRILAEWHSTRKQP; translated from the coding sequence ATGACTCCTGAACAGGATCAATTCATTCAGCGCATGACACAGGTTTTTGAGGCCCAGGGGGCCCAGCGCATCCTGGGGATGCTGCTCGGGGCACTGCTGATCCACCCTGAAGGGCAGATGAATGCTCAAGAATTGCAGGAAAGCCTGCATGTTTCCAGGGCTGCAGTCAGTCAGGGATGCACCACCCTGGAGCAAATTGGGTTCATCGAGAAGATCAGGGTCAAAGGAGAGCGCAAGAGCTACTACCGCATCCGTCCTGGCGTGTGGGAACGCATTGCCCTGCAGGGCATCAAAAAACTGCAGATGTTTGTGGATGTGGCGGATTACGGGCTGCAACTCGCGCCCAACTCCCAGCTTGCAGACATGAAATCCTTCTTTGAGTACTGGCAGGCCGCCTACCCCAGAATTCTGGCAGAGTGGCACAGCACAAGAAAACAGCCCTAG
- a CDS encoding phospho-N-acetylmuramoyl-pentapeptide-transferase, whose amino-acid sequence MNYLLNVVWGALAAWFFVGLFLGIARRRGWGQTVRKDGPQTHLLKQGTPTMGGAPFVVALLFVWIINYLQPGIGAVKSQEVVLILSIVLMGIIGLIDDYMIVRAKLTGAAERGGLMARYKIALQITVGLAFGIASARLAHPTTMDWVFWWDLIFNTFVMVGAVNAFNFTDGVDGLCAGVTLIIILPLIGVSPVVAIMAGCIIGYLWYNWKPASIFMGDVGSHALGALAAGAYVLYDHTWLLPIAGIVPVMEILSVSLQVAYFRQTGGKRIFKMTPIHHHFELSGWQEGKVAGRFFAITAVCTALAWGLLGKVQ is encoded by the coding sequence GTGAACTACCTTCTCAACGTGGTCTGGGGGGCACTGGCCGCCTGGTTTTTTGTGGGCCTGTTTCTGGGCATCGCCAGACGCAGGGGATGGGGCCAGACGGTCCGCAAGGACGGTCCACAAACCCACCTCCTGAAACAGGGAACGCCCACCATGGGTGGGGCTCCCTTTGTGGTGGCCCTGCTGTTCGTGTGGATCATCAACTACCTGCAACCGGGAATTGGTGCCGTCAAAAGCCAGGAAGTGGTCCTGATCCTCAGCATCGTGCTGATGGGCATCATCGGACTGATTGACGATTACATGATTGTGCGGGCCAAACTGACCGGAGCTGCCGAACGGGGCGGCCTGATGGCAAGGTACAAAATTGCCCTGCAAATCACTGTCGGTCTGGCTTTCGGGATTGCTTCTGCGAGGCTTGCCCACCCGACCACCATGGACTGGGTGTTCTGGTGGGACCTGATCTTCAACACCTTCGTGATGGTGGGGGCCGTGAATGCCTTCAACTTCACCGATGGCGTGGATGGGCTCTGCGCCGGGGTGACCCTGATCATCATTCTGCCCCTGATCGGGGTGTCTCCGGTGGTGGCGATCATGGCAGGGTGCATCATCGGGTACCTGTGGTACAACTGGAAACCCGCCAGCATCTTCATGGGGGATGTGGGGTCCCACGCTCTGGGGGCACTTGCCGCAGGAGCGTATGTGCTCTATGACCACACCTGGTTGCTCCCCATTGCAGGGATTGTTCCCGTGATGGAAATCCTCAGTGTGTCCCTGCAGGTGGCATACTTCCGGCAGACCGGAGGCAAGCGCATCTTCAAGATGACCCCCATCCACCACCACTTTGAACTGAGTGGATGGCAGGAGGGCAAGGTGGCAGGCCGCTTCTTCGCCATCACAGCTGTCTGCACTGCCCTGGCCTGGGGCCTTTTAGGGAAGGTTCAATGA